The Pleurodeles waltl isolate 20211129_DDA chromosome 6, aPleWal1.hap1.20221129, whole genome shotgun sequence genome has a segment encoding these proteins:
- the GPR33 gene encoding probable G-protein coupled receptor 33, translating into MAEDNITLPSDNITFYNRGNNLLTAILFFITFLFGIVVNSVFVWVLGFRLKRTVNTIWFFHLIVSNIIFVMITPFLGTTFLMNSQWTFGVALCKVINGLISLCMFISVFLLTFISVDRYLLIFHPLWYRSHRTTRCASIITTSAWIVSVMLCSPYLVLRETRITDRNKTICFNNYALSDDWDNPEVQKLRKVVNWSMFTTRVVLGYLLPFFIITFCYVKIAFKIKSKKLAKTQKPFKVILAAILSFFICWMPYHMHAGMSIWAPENTLQAIQACAVCLICINSCFSPILYLCIGGNVNQVFKKSILTLFESAFNT; encoded by the coding sequence ATGGCTGAAGACAACATAACCCTCCCTTCTGATAACATAACCTTCTACAATCGAGGGAATAACCTTctcacagccatcttgttttttatcACCTTCCTATTTGGAATTGTTGTTAATAGTGTTTTCGTCTGGGTGCTGGGCTTTAGGTTGAAAAGGACTGTCAACACCATCTGGTTTTTCCACCTCATTGTGTCCAACATTATCTTTGTCATGATTACTCCTTTCTTGGGAACTACTTTCCTCATGAACAGTCAGTGGACGTTCGGGGTGGCTCTATGCAAAGTAATCAATGGATTAATTTCCCTGTGTATGTTTATCTCAGTGTTCTTGCTCACGTTCATTAGTGTTGACCGGTATCTGCTCATCTTTCATCCATTGTGGTACAGATCCCATAGGACCACCCGCTgtgcctccatcatcaccacatctgCATGGATCGTATCTGTGATGCTTTGCTCACCCTACCTCGTTTTGCGGGAAACACGTATCACTGATAGAAACAAGACAATTTGCTTTAACAATTATGCACTGTCAGATGATTGGGATAATCCAGAGGTACAGAAGCTAAGGAAAGTGGTGAACTGGTCAATGTTTACCACGAGAGTGGTACTAGGATACCTCCTCCCATTCTTTATAATTACATTCTGCTACGTAAAGATCGCCTTCAAGATTAAAAGTAAAAAGTTGGCAAAGACACAAAAACCATTTAAAGTCatcctggcagccattttgtcttttttCATCTGCTGGATGCCGTACCACATGCATGCTGGCATGAGTATATGGGCCCCAGAAAACACCTTACAGGCCATCCAGGCATGCGCTGTCTGTTTAATATGCATAAACAGTTGCTTCTCACCAATACTTTACCTTTGCATTGGCGGAAATGTAAACCAAGTATTCAAAAAGTCGATACTAACCTTATTTGAGTCAGCTTTTAACACTTAA